Proteins from a genomic interval of Quercus lobata isolate SW786 chromosome 11, ValleyOak3.0 Primary Assembly, whole genome shotgun sequence:
- the LOC115968785 gene encoding polyadenylate-binding protein 2-like encodes MVDYSCTPEEVQQHFQTCGTVNRVTIRTDKYGQPKGYAYVEFLEVEAVELALQLNESQLRGRQLKVTAKRTNVPGMKLYRARRPNPNMRSRSPFIPAPFVFSPYGYGKVPRFRMPMRYSPYF; translated from the exons ATG GTGGATTACTCCTGTACTCCTGAAGAAGTACAACAGCATTTCCAGACATGTGGTACAGTGAACAGAGTCACTATTCGGACTGACAAGTATGGCCAACCAAAGGGTTATGCTTATGTGGAGTTCCTCGAAGTAGAGGCTGTTGAATTGGCTCTCCAGCTGAATGAATCTCAACTACGTGGACGTCAATTAAAG GTGACTGCTAAACGGACCAATGTACCTGGGATGAAACTATATCGTGCTCGTCGACCGAACCCCAATATGCGATCCAGAAGCCCCTTTATACCTGCGCCCTTTGTATTCTCCCCTTATGGATATGG GAAGGTTCCAAGATTCAGAATGCCAATGCGTTACAGTCCATACTTCTGA
- the LOC115966518 gene encoding uncharacterized protein LOC115966518: protein MQLEIDELKRELRHARRRCSSPNSELSSEETDGASDRRRSRTPPSESFSYDEEYHHRRRYKSPPRKGLGNDAMNKALSQNSKSPFTRNIEGGSLPWRFHQPTFTIYNGRIDPVEHVSHFNQRMVVHSKDEALMCKAFPSRLGPVVMRWFNGLRANSIDSFKKPTRAFGARFITCSRVPWPLGSLLSMSMREGETLKTYSDRYWEMFNEIDGDYDDVAISTFKAGLPTEHDLRKSLTGKPVTSVH from the coding sequence ATGCAACTTGAAATCGACGAGTTGAAAAGGGAATTGCGCCACGCACGGCGAAGATGTTCATCACCGAACTCCGAGCTGTCCTCCGAGGAGACAGATGGTGCTAGTGATAGACGGAGATCCAGGACTCCACCCAGCGAGTCTTTCTCCTATGACGAGGAGTACCACCATAGACGTAGATATAAGAGCCCGCCTCGCAAAGGCCTGGGgaatgatgccatgaacaaggcGTTAAGTCAAAACTCTAAATCACCCTTCACACGAAACATAGAAGGCGGGAGTCTTCCTTGGCGATTCCATCAACCCACattcaccatttataatggtcgaatagatccggtggaacatgtcAGTCACTTCAATCAAAGGATGGTTGTTCATTCCAAAGATGAGGCTTTGATGTGTAAGGCCTTTCCATCTAGGTTGGGTCCTGTGGTGATGAGGTGGTTTAATGGTTTAAGGGCGAATTCCATTGACTCCTTTAAGAAGCCTACTCGGGCCTTTGGCGCTCGCTTTATCACTTGTAGCAGGGTTCCTTGGCCTTTGGGTTCTTTATTATCTATGTCCATGCGAGAGGGGGAGACTCTAAAGACCtactcggatagatattgggagatgtttaacgaaatagaCGGGGACTATGACGATGTAGCCATTAGTACTTTTAAGGCTGGCCTTCCAACCGAGCATGATTTGAGGAAATCTCTGACTGGTAAACCTGTTACTAGTGTGCATTAA